In the Rhinoderma darwinii isolate aRhiDar2 chromosome 13, aRhiDar2.hap1, whole genome shotgun sequence genome, one interval contains:
- the LOC142665534 gene encoding integrase/recombinase xerD homolog, translated as MVVSPLGVVPKKVEGADPSLEKLVEKSLAPNTWKTYMKEWKKWEVFRRNEGGSPVQCLWKLLGNMWRDGAAKGRAATLVAAVSFITKLRGEEDPTKVFAIRRVLKGWSRAQPRGVDKREPLDSGRVKRLVAALGAICRDRHEVLLFKAAFTLAFAGAFRLGELVSTSKKGKDGLQLEDTKWDDATVKCLIRKSKTDQNGKGAWVTMLRKGGPICPVGAVKDYLVSRGAEVGAFLKHRDGSALSRFQFCQILKRTASAAGLGKDRIGSHSFRIGAASEAAAAGSDEGTIKRLGRWKSNAFRTYIRPLPY; from the exons ATGGTGGTATCACCGTTGGGAGTGGTCCCCAAGAAAGTAGAGG GTGCTGACCCAAGTCTAGAAAAACTGGTGGAAAAATCGTTGGCGCCAAACACATGGAAGACATACATGAAAGAATGGAAGAAGTGGGAGGTTTTCAGGAGGAACGAAGGCGGGAGTCCGGTGCAGTGTTTATGGAAGCTGCTGGGTAACATGTGGAGGGATGGCGCAGCAAAAGGTAGGGCCGCCACCTTGGTGGCGGCAGTATCATTTATTACAAAGTTAAGAGGGGAGGAGGATCCTACAAAGGTTTTTGCAATTAGACGGGTGTTGAAGGGTTGGTCAAGGGCACAGCCGCGAGGAGTAGACAAGAGGGAGCCATTGGACTCAGGCAGAGTAAAGAGGCTGGTGGCAGCATTGGGGGCCATATGTAGAGACAGGCACGAAGTGCTGCTATTTAAAGCTGCATTCACATTGGCTTTTGCAGGTGCTTTCAGGTTAGGGGAATTGGTGTCCACTTCAAAGAAGGGTAAAGATGGGTTACAGCTCGAAGACACAAAATGGGATGACGCAACTGTTAAGTGCCTTATCAGaaagtccaagactgatcaaaacGGGAAAGGGGCATGGGTGACTATGCTAAGAAAAGGGGGGCCAATTTGTCCAGTGGGGGCAGTAAAGGATTATTTGGTCTCACGAGGAGCAGAGGTAGGAGCTTTCCTTAAGCACAGGGATGGTAGTGCCCTGTCCAGGTTCCAGTTTTGTCAGATACTTAAGAGGACAGCGTCGGCAGCGGGGCTAGGAAaagacagaattggttcacattcTTTCAGAATTGGGGCGGCATCAGAAGCAGCAGCGGCGGGATCAGATGAGGGGACCATTAAGCGTTTGGGGAGATGGAAATCCAATGCCTTCCGCACTTATATTCGTCCATTGCCATATTAA